A single Montipora foliosa isolate CH-2021 chromosome 7, ASM3666993v2, whole genome shotgun sequence DNA region contains:
- the LOC138011287 gene encoding uncharacterized protein, which yields MRHFSIIAILICTAVYRTSVLGGVIYHQTMTPDWLKRHASYISKAHTSTSKQLTFNPIPVKQAALLKVPLISSGAVEDSTPLTVEIVVANDVSIGKSADSTIRYGVSDGDKFVGLQTVGKKLYVSQAPCFGVQGVSGATLSARRFFGVTPKPSNSFYPGRFIITLKLNEGWGSCYTAHDGGFMKTVGFSNRLMPSKGLALEVYKGVNNGDKSGIKSIMVTIFQDGQEHTNLF from the exons ATGAGGCATTTCTCTATCATTGCCATTCTGATTTGCACCGCCGTCTACCGCACAAGCGTATTG GGAGGCGTGATTTATCATCAGACCATGACACCTGATTGGTTGAAGAGGCATGCCTCGTATATCAGCAAAGCTCATACATCAACTTCCAAACAACTGACATTCAACCCAATCCCAGTGAAACAAGCAGCTCTTCTCAAAGTACCATTGATTTCTTCTGGTGCAGTTGAAGACTCTACACCGCTGACTGTCGAGATTGTGGTCGCAAATGACGTCAGCATCGGAAAGAGCGCGGACAGCACTATTAGGTATGGCGTGTCAGATGGTGACAAGTTTGTGGGCTTGCAGACTGTCGGCAAGAAATTGTACGTGTCACAAGCTCCGTGTTTTGGAGTTCAAGGGGTCTCTGGTGCGACCTTATCGGCTCGGCGATTTTTCGGTGTAACCCCTAAACCCAGTAATTCTTTTTATCCCGGTCGGTTTATTATTACTCTTAAGCTGAACGAGGGCTGGGGATCGTGCTACACTGCGCACGACGGAGGCTTTATGAAGACTGTTGGCTTCAGTAACCGCCTGATGCCCAGCAAAGGACTCGCTTTGGAAGTCTATAAAGGCGTTAACAACGGAGATAAAAGTGGGATCAAGTCAATCATGGTCACCATTTTCCAAGATGGCCAGGAGCACaccaatttgttttaa